One genomic region from Terriglobales bacterium encodes:
- a CDS encoding amidohydrolase family protein — protein sequence MPTRREVLMGTVAAGAAALVGPAFPAFAKDSPAAAPVNFTPVDFEVPKGACDCHVHIFGDAHRFPFSPARTYTPGPAQVKELRTVHRALHTERVVIVQPSVYGTDNSCALDAIKQHGSNARGIAVIDDKISDPELDKLHHAGFRGLRLIFPPTSQTDPAVVRQRLQGTIDRVKAGKWHIQIYMRLAVIEDIKDLVTASPVPVVFDHFGGAQASLGVEQPGFETLLKLVQAGKVYVKISGSYRSSTQAPDYPDVAPFAKALIAANPQRILWGTDWPHVDSAPAPDRKPTDIAPFFPIDDGRLFNLLPTWAPDPAQRKTILVENPARLYGF from the coding sequence ATGCCAACTCGACGTGAGGTTCTCATGGGTACGGTGGCCGCCGGAGCGGCTGCATTGGTTGGGCCTGCGTTTCCTGCCTTTGCCAAGGATTCACCAGCGGCAGCGCCTGTAAATTTCACGCCGGTAGATTTTGAAGTGCCCAAAGGCGCGTGCGATTGTCACGTGCACATCTTCGGAGATGCCCACCGCTTCCCCTTTTCACCCGCGCGCACCTACACACCTGGCCCAGCCCAGGTGAAAGAGTTGCGCACCGTGCATCGGGCCCTGCACACCGAGCGCGTGGTGATCGTGCAGCCCAGCGTTTACGGTACGGATAACTCCTGCGCACTCGATGCCATCAAGCAGCACGGCTCCAACGCGCGCGGCATCGCTGTGATTGATGACAAGATATCTGACCCGGAACTCGACAAGCTGCATCACGCCGGCTTTCGTGGCCTAAGGCTCATCTTCCCGCCTACCAGCCAGACCGATCCTGCGGTTGTGCGTCAGCGCCTCCAGGGAACAATTGATCGTGTGAAGGCCGGCAAGTGGCATATACAGATTTACATGCGTCTCGCTGTGATTGAAGACATCAAGGACCTGGTCACAGCCTCCCCGGTGCCGGTTGTCTTCGACCACTTCGGTGGGGCGCAAGCATCTCTCGGCGTCGAACAGCCCGGCTTTGAGACTCTGCTGAAGCTGGTGCAGGCAGGCAAGGTCTACGTCAAAATCTCCGGGTCTTATCGTAGTTCAACGCAGGCGCCGGATTATCCGGATGTCGCGCCATTCGCCAAGGCACTGATTGCTGCCAACCCGCAACGTATCCTGTGGGGTACGGATTGGCCGCACGTAGACTCTGCGCCCGCGCCGGACCGCAAGCCCACCGACATCGCTCCGTTCTTTCCTATTGATGATGGCCGACTGTTCAATCTGCTGCCCACATGGGCACCGGACCCGGCGCAGCGCAAGACGATCCTCGTGGAGAATCCGGCGAGGCTCTACGGATTTTGA
- a CDS encoding class I SAM-dependent methyltransferase, which yields MSGVQARAEEMMSRHGFLGVPLENFASGGRSHLMTLLGQGLNPESKVLDFGCGVLRVAYWLVRFLDAGHYYGIEPARQRVEYGLRYIFTPEELAFKQPHFDFNPDFDSSVFGTQFDFFLATSIWTHACKRQIEASLNSFTRDAAPAGIFLTSYLPARSAEEDYQGDCWVGTSHEGGTPGIVYHSLDWIVEQCQKRALEVHEFPEKNCDGQIFLRIRRK from the coding sequence ATGTCCGGAGTGCAAGCCCGCGCTGAAGAAATGATGTCGCGGCATGGGTTCCTGGGTGTACCTCTCGAGAACTTTGCGTCCGGAGGCCGAAGTCACCTGATGACTTTGCTCGGGCAAGGATTGAATCCTGAGTCCAAGGTACTCGATTTTGGCTGCGGAGTCCTGCGGGTCGCTTACTGGCTCGTGCGTTTCCTCGATGCTGGCCACTACTATGGCATTGAACCAGCCCGGCAGCGGGTAGAGTACGGACTTCGCTATATTTTTACACCCGAGGAACTGGCATTCAAGCAGCCACACTTCGATTTCAACCCGGACTTCGACTCCTCGGTTTTTGGCACGCAGTTCGATTTCTTTCTGGCAACATCCATCTGGACCCATGCCTGCAAGCGGCAGATCGAGGCCTCGCTCAATTCGTTTACGCGCGACGCGGCCCCGGCGGGCATCTTCCTGACCTCGTATCTGCCGGCCCGATCAGCAGAAGAAGATTATCAGGGTGACTGCTGGGTGGGCACCAGCCACGAGGGCGGAACGCCGGGCATCGTATACCACTCACTGGACTGGATCGTGGAGCAGTGCCAGAAACGTGCTCTGGAAGTGCACGAATTCCCAGAAAAAAACTGCGACGGCCAGATTTTTCTGCGAATCCGCCGTAAATGA